In one Streptomyces sp. NBC_01288 genomic region, the following are encoded:
- a CDS encoding transglutaminase domain-containing protein: protein MELIQNTSDLSAYLAADEAIDHEHPLVRETAARLARSAADSYGYARLAFEFVRDGIPHSQDSGDPRVTWRASDVLEQGTGICYAKAHALAALLRAEDIPTAFCYQKFDVVHGLVAVRFNGAWHRQDPRGNKPGVDAQFSLDGERLAFVPDPEFNELDYPDLYAEPHPVVLSALKAAPDRTHLWQTLPTAL from the coding sequence ATGGAGCTGATCCAGAACACCTCTGACCTGTCCGCGTACTTGGCTGCCGACGAGGCCATTGACCATGAGCATCCCCTCGTAAGGGAGACAGCCGCGCGGCTGGCCAGAAGTGCCGCCGACTCGTATGGCTATGCACGCCTCGCGTTCGAGTTCGTGCGGGACGGCATTCCCCACTCGCAGGACTCCGGTGATCCGCGCGTCACCTGGCGGGCCTCCGACGTCCTGGAGCAGGGCACCGGCATCTGCTACGCCAAGGCGCACGCGCTGGCCGCGCTGCTGCGGGCCGAGGACATTCCTACGGCGTTCTGCTACCAGAAGTTCGACGTCGTGCACGGTCTGGTCGCCGTGCGCTTCAACGGGGCCTGGCATCGGCAGGACCCGCGCGGCAACAAGCCGGGCGTGGATGCGCAGTTCTCTCTGGACGGTGAGCGGTTGGCCTTCGTACCCGATCCAGAGTTCAATGAGCTGGACTATCCAGACCTGTACGCTGAACCGCACCCGGTCGTGCTGAGCGCCCTCAAGGCCGCCCCCGACCGCACGCACCTTTGGCAGACGCTCCCGACCGCACTCTGA
- a CDS encoding B3/B4 domain-containing protein — protein sequence MTLTLTVSDEVRALAPGFTHVAIEATGLVNGPSTEASSALLDDAARRLVVRLDGRAPHEDPHMVAWREVYTGFGSKPSRTRNSAEALAKRALSDDGLPRINVLVDLYNAISVAHLVPVGGEDTDRIQGAMTLQRAAGDEEFVTVAGGEEVVEHPDAGEVVWADAVGVTCRRWNWRQGPRTRLTEETTAAVFLLESLAPMPVAEVERAGAELAELLEKFSPGARITVHAPA from the coding sequence ATGACCCTCACCCTGACCGTGTCCGACGAAGTCCGCGCCCTCGCCCCGGGGTTCACCCATGTGGCGATCGAGGCGACCGGACTGGTCAACGGGCCCAGTACCGAAGCGAGTTCGGCGCTCCTCGACGACGCGGCCCGCCGTCTCGTCGTACGACTGGACGGGCGCGCCCCGCACGAGGACCCGCACATGGTGGCCTGGCGCGAGGTGTACACGGGGTTCGGGTCGAAGCCGTCGCGTACCCGCAACTCGGCGGAGGCGCTGGCCAAGAGGGCGCTTTCCGATGATGGGTTGCCCCGGATCAATGTGCTGGTCGATCTCTACAACGCCATCAGTGTGGCCCACTTGGTCCCTGTCGGGGGCGAGGACACCGACCGCATCCAGGGCGCGATGACCCTCCAACGGGCCGCCGGGGACGAGGAGTTCGTGACCGTCGCGGGCGGTGAGGAGGTCGTCGAGCATCCCGACGCGGGCGAGGTGGTGTGGGCCGACGCGGTCGGTGTCACGTGCCGTCGGTGGAACTGGCGGCAGGGGCCGCGCACCAGGCTCACGGAGGAAACGACCGCCGCTGTCTTCCTGTTGGAGAGTCTGGCGCCGATGCCGGTCGCCGAGGTCGAGCGTGCGGGTGCCGAACTGGCCGAGCTGCTGGAGAAGTTCAGCCCCGGGGCGCGGATCACCGTCCACGCCCCGGCGTGA
- a CDS encoding lysophospholipid acyltransferase family protein: protein MAELVYRPVIGLAQTLFKAWDLKIDCKGSENIPRSGGAVLVSNHISYLDFIFDGLAALPQKRLVRFMAKESVFRHKISGPLMRGMKHIPVDRKQGETAYQHALESLRSGEIVGVFPEATISQSFTLKSFKSGAARMAQEAGVPLIPMALWGTQRLWTKGHPKNFKRSHTPITIRVGEPVEAPQDQYAGAITRRLRERIQELLEAAQRAYPVRPNGPDDTWWMPAHLGGTAPTPEEVKAAEAR, encoded by the coding sequence ATGGCTGAGCTTGTCTACCGCCCCGTCATCGGTCTCGCCCAAACGCTGTTCAAGGCCTGGGACCTCAAGATCGACTGCAAGGGGTCGGAGAACATTCCGCGCTCGGGCGGCGCCGTGCTGGTCAGCAACCACATCAGCTACCTGGACTTCATCTTCGACGGTCTCGCCGCCCTGCCGCAGAAGCGCCTGGTGCGCTTCATGGCGAAGGAGTCGGTGTTCCGGCACAAGATCTCGGGCCCGCTGATGCGCGGCATGAAGCACATCCCGGTGGACCGCAAGCAGGGCGAGACGGCCTACCAGCACGCACTGGAGTCGCTGCGGTCCGGTGAGATCGTCGGCGTCTTCCCCGAGGCGACGATCTCCCAGTCCTTCACCCTGAAGAGCTTCAAGTCGGGTGCCGCGCGCATGGCCCAGGAGGCCGGCGTCCCGCTGATCCCGATGGCGCTGTGGGGCACCCAGCGCCTGTGGACCAAGGGCCACCCGAAGAACTTCAAGCGCAGCCACACCCCGATCACCATCCGGGTCGGCGAGCCGGTGGAGGCTCCTCAGGACCAGTACGCGGGCGCGATCACCCGCCGCCTGCGCGAGCGCATCCAGGAACTCCTCGAAGCCGCCCAACGCGCTTATCCGGTACGACCCAACGGCCCGGACGACACCTGGTGGATGCCCGCCCATCTCGGCGGCACCGCACCCACTCCCGAAGAGGTCAAGGCGGCCGAGGCTCGCTGA
- a CDS encoding DUF4395 domain-containing protein — protein sequence MDIDVRGPRFGAALTTVVLAVVLITGSFWLLAWQTLAFALGAAGGVGRSPYGWLFRKAVRPRIGPPTEFESPEPPRFAQGVGLVFAGVGLVGFGLGPDWLGLAATGAALAAAFLNAAFGYCLGCEMYLLVRRVTVRAQ from the coding sequence ATGGACATCGACGTAAGAGGACCGCGCTTCGGGGCGGCCCTGACGACCGTGGTACTGGCGGTCGTGCTGATCACCGGCAGTTTCTGGCTGCTGGCCTGGCAGACCCTGGCGTTCGCGCTGGGCGCGGCGGGCGGCGTGGGCCGATCGCCGTACGGCTGGCTGTTCCGGAAGGCCGTACGGCCCCGGATCGGACCGCCGACCGAGTTCGAGTCGCCGGAGCCGCCGCGGTTCGCACAGGGGGTCGGTCTGGTCTTCGCCGGGGTGGGACTGGTCGGTTTCGGCCTGGGTCCCGACTGGCTCGGGCTCGCGGCGACCGGGGCCGCGTTGGCGGCCGCGTTCCTCAATGCCGCGTTCGGGTACTGCCTGGGGTGCGAGATGTACCTGCTCGTGCGTCGAGTGACGGTTCGCGCACAGTAA
- a CDS encoding TlpA family protein disulfide reductase — protein sequence MTGLVVCVVVLAAASAYGVLHRRRSGRVRVRGRDGGKRLGAAELGGDLGEKATLVQFSSAFCAPCRATRRVLGEVAGMVPGVSHIEIDAEDHLHLVRELDILKTPTVLVLDADGRVVRRATGLPRKADVIAALGEAV from the coding sequence ATGACCGGACTTGTGGTGTGCGTGGTGGTGCTCGCGGCGGCGAGCGCCTACGGAGTGCTGCATCGGCGGCGGAGCGGGAGAGTACGCGTGCGTGGGCGCGACGGCGGAAAACGGCTCGGCGCCGCCGAGCTGGGCGGCGACCTCGGCGAGAAGGCCACCCTGGTGCAGTTCTCCAGCGCGTTCTGCGCGCCCTGCCGGGCCACGCGCCGGGTGCTGGGCGAGGTGGCCGGCATGGTCCCCGGTGTGAGCCACATCGAGATCGACGCCGAGGACCATCTGCACCTCGTACGGGAACTCGACATCCTGAAGACCCCCACCGTGCTGGTCCTCGACGCCGACGGGCGGGTCGTACGGCGTGCCACCGGCCTCCCCCGCAAGGCGGATGTCATCGCTGCTCTGGGGGAGGCGGTCTGA
- a CDS encoding flavin reductase family protein: MTATPDLGTRTPQHASPDLLRSVFRQHAAGVAVITARGENGPVGFTATSLSSVSAQPPMLSFGISTGASSWPAISGADHVGVHVLGEHQEQLAATFARSGADRFGAPTVWREGPEGVPVLDGVLAWLVCRVVARVPAGDHRIVLAEVVLGDHAGTGRPLLYHQGRFNGLRD; this comes from the coding sequence ATGACGGCCACGCCCGACCTCGGCACCCGTACTCCTCAGCACGCCTCTCCCGACCTGCTGCGTTCCGTCTTCCGGCAGCACGCGGCCGGTGTGGCGGTGATCACCGCGCGCGGTGAGAACGGCCCGGTCGGCTTCACCGCCACCTCGCTCAGCTCCGTCTCCGCACAGCCCCCGATGCTGTCCTTCGGGATCAGTACCGGCGCCTCCAGCTGGCCCGCGATATCCGGGGCCGACCATGTCGGCGTGCACGTACTGGGCGAGCATCAGGAGCAGTTGGCCGCCACCTTCGCGCGCAGCGGCGCCGACCGGTTCGGGGCGCCCACCGTCTGGCGCGAGGGCCCCGAGGGCGTGCCCGTCCTCGACGGCGTGCTCGCCTGGCTGGTGTGCCGGGTCGTCGCGCGCGTGCCCGCGGGGGACCACCGCATAGTCCTGGCCGAGGTCGTCCTCGGCGACCACGCGGGCACCGGCCGCCCGCTCCTCTACCACCAGGGGCGCTTCAACGGGCTGCGTGACTGA